The Fervidicoccaceae archaeon DNA segment TATATGTGTGGTTTGATGCTCTTCTTGGTTATTTGAGCTCGGTGAAGGAGTACCTGGAAAAGAATGGAAAGGGAGAAGATTTTGATTTTTGGTGGAGGGATCCTGAAACAAGAACGGCTTTCTTCATAGGTAAGGACAATATACCTTTCCACGCCATAATCTTTCCATCCATGTTGATAGCATCAGGGGAAAGTTACCCACTGCCCTGGAAAATAAGTGCTACCGAGTACCTTCTTTTCCAAGAAGAAAAGTTCAGTAAGAGCAGAGGGATTGGCGTGTGGGCTGATGAGGCTCTGGAAATTCTTCCTGCTGACTATTGGAGGTTTGCCTTGATAAGAATGAGACCAGAAAGTAAGGATACCAGCTTCAGCTGGGTTGAGTTCTACAGAATAATTAACACGGAGCTCAATGACGATATTGGGAATCTGTTCCATAGGGTGCTCAGCTTCATATGGAGAAATTATGATGGGGTTGTTCCGAGTTCCTCGTACCTAAAAGATGAGCTCCAAGAAATTCAGCCTGAGATCGCGACTCTTATAGAAAGAGCTGTGGACTCATATGAAAGGATTAAGTTGAAGCAAGCTAGTGAGCATATTTTGGAGCTTGCAAGGCTTGGAAATCAATATTTGAACCAAAAAGCTCCCTGGGATCTCATAAAGGAAAATAGAGATAGAGCCTCATCAGTAATTATAGTGGAGATAAATCTCGTGAGACTCATTGCACTTCTTCTCTTTCCTATAATCCCCTCATCCATGAGGAGAGTTTACAAGATGATTGGAATACCTGGTCCCACTAATGGTGAGCTCAGCAATTTGGAGCTCATGTTGGTGAAGCCTGGTCAGAGAATAGAAAAGCCAGAACCAATATTCAAGAAGCTCCCCCAGGACTTCCTTGAAAGGATCGATGATATTCTGAACGAGGCAAGAAAGAGGGCCCTGGATAAGAGGCCGAGAATATGAAAAACAACAAAGAACCAGGAGCAATCTTTTAAGTTAAAGTATTGCTTTGCAAAGAGCCTATATGGGTCCTGCTCACAGAGTAGAGGTAGTGAGATTGCTCAGCGCCTGAACAGTTGATCCCAGTATGTATTCCATCATGGCGCTTCCCAGTATGATCCCAATTCCGCTTATTAAAAGAAGAATGCCCAAATAGTACCAGAATGTTCTGGAGACTCCTGGCGTTACCCTTGTTATAGAGAATGCGTTCATCACAGCTGTGACTATTGAGAATATTGCACTCATGTAGATAATGGGTGCAAGCGGTATCTGGGACCCAAACAGAGGACCAACGATGTTGGCGGGAATTTGCGCTTGCATTGAGGTGAGAAGATGGGAAAAGCTGTTGAGTAGGCTGACAACAAATACATTTATGATAACTATTGCTCCCTGCATTATGTATGTTGTAGTCTCAAATGTCTTTGCTACCTGCAGCCTATTTCTCCTCAATCTCACGATTAAATTATGGTGATCGCTCAGGGATGCTCCAACCACCGAGATCTTCCCACCTTTCTCAATTGCATCAATAAATATTCTGAGGAATCTTCTTACGAGCTCACTTCTGCTCTCATTGGCTACCATCCTCCAAGCTATTGATGGATCTATGCCATTTAGAAGCCTTGCGTAGAGGTTCTCCAGTATTCTGGATAGCTTTCCAAGCTCTACAATGAGCATGGGTCTCAATGCCT contains these protein-coding regions:
- the metG gene encoding methionine--tRNA ligase translates to MKYIVCSAWPYVNNVPHLGTMIGSLLSGDVYNRYLKLKGEESLYVSGSDEHGSPIEVEARKRGVDPKILTDAMHAYVSDLIGKWEIEFSNYTRTHNQVHIEFVRNFMTKLYQLGYLEKKKEILPYCPNDKIFLADRFIEGKCPYCGYEKARGDQCDNCGRLLHPTELINPHCVFCGSRPIYKETENYFFKMQLVRDRLLEWLRNHRELDDNVRNYSLNWVSEGLRERSVTRDISWGVPSPLPGTEGKTIYVWFDALLGYLSSVKEYLEKNGKGEDFDFWWRDPETRTAFFIGKDNIPFHAIIFPSMLIASGESYPLPWKISATEYLLFQEEKFSKSRGIGVWADEALEILPADYWRFALIRMRPESKDTSFSWVEFYRIINTELNDDIGNLFHRVLSFIWRNYDGVVPSSSYLKDELQEIQPEIATLIERAVDSYERIKLKQASEHILELARLGNQYLNQKAPWDLIKENRDRASSVIIVEINLVRLIALLLFPIIPSSMRRVYKMIGIPGPTNGELSNLELMLVKPGQRIEKPEPIFKKLPQDFLERIDDILNEARKRALDKRPRI
- a CDS encoding type II secretion system F family protein — encoded protein: ISSVAIIVAGSAISIYIIFSGKLTFFILGILIMAVGAALIFPGWLSKGIEGLIREIDDFFPIFIRSYALNYETLPNQAKALRPMLIVELGKLSRILENLYARLLNGIDPSIAWRMVANESRSELVRRFLRIFIDAIEKGGKISVVGASLSDHHNLIVRLRRNRLQVAKTFETTTYIMQGAIVIINVFVVSLLNSFSHLLTSMQAQIPANIVGPLFGSQIPLAPIIYMSAIFSIVTAVMNAFSITRVTPGVSRTFWYYLGILLLISGIGIILGSAMMEYILGSTVQALSNLTTSTL